One Microbacter margulisiae genomic window carries:
- a CDS encoding aminotransferase class V-fold PLP-dependent enzyme — MTNPLDIKAIRNDFPILSRTVYNRPLIYLDNAATTQKPRCVVEAIENVYYNQNSNIHRGVHYLSQRATEAHEAARATVRDFIHATSSNEIIFTRGTTEAINLLATSYGETFCNENDEIIISTMEHHANIVPWQMLRDRKGIKLKIIPLTETGELDIPAFESLFSEKTKLISVTHVSNVLGTINPIKEIIEKAHARNIPVLIDGAQAVSHLAVDVQQLDVDFYVFSGHKVYGPNGIGVLYGKENWLEMLPPYHGGGEMIAHVSFDKTIFADLPFKFEAGTPDYVGSVALATALNYLQSFGMDNIAAYEKSLLEDATEKMLKIEGMQIFGNAPQKSSVISFLVNNIHPFDMGTLLDKLGIAVRTGHHCAMPLMTALQIDGTARASFAFYNTHDEIDAFIAAIERITKMF; from the coding sequence ATGACAAATCCACTTGATATCAAAGCCATTCGTAATGACTTTCCAATTCTGTCACGAACCGTTTACAACCGACCGCTTATTTATCTGGATAACGCTGCCACAACTCAGAAACCACGCTGTGTGGTAGAAGCAATCGAAAATGTTTATTACAATCAGAACTCTAATATTCACCGGGGAGTTCATTATTTGAGTCAACGGGCTACAGAAGCTCATGAAGCTGCCCGTGCAACCGTCAGGGATTTCATTCATGCCACATCGTCAAATGAGATAATTTTCACCCGCGGCACGACAGAAGCTATAAATTTATTAGCAACCTCTTATGGGGAAACATTTTGTAACGAAAATGATGAGATCATCATCAGCACCATGGAACATCATGCCAACATTGTTCCCTGGCAAATGCTACGTGACAGGAAAGGCATTAAGCTGAAAATTATTCCCCTGACCGAAACAGGTGAATTGGATATACCTGCTTTCGAATCATTATTCTCTGAAAAAACAAAATTAATTTCTGTTACACACGTATCGAATGTACTGGGAACTATTAATCCTATCAAAGAAATTATTGAAAAAGCACATGCCCGTAATATCCCAGTATTGATAGACGGTGCACAGGCTGTGTCACATCTTGCAGTCGACGTACAACAACTGGATGTTGATTTCTATGTGTTTTCAGGGCATAAAGTATATGGGCCTAATGGTATTGGAGTATTATACGGCAAGGAAAACTGGCTGGAGATGCTGCCCCCTTATCATGGTGGAGGAGAAATGATAGCCCATGTCAGTTTCGACAAAACCATTTTTGCAGACCTTCCGTTCAAATTTGAAGCCGGCACACCTGATTATGTAGGATCGGTTGCTTTGGCTACTGCACTCAATTATCTTCAAAGCTTTGGCATGGATAATATTGCCGCATATGAGAAGAGTTTGCTAGAAGATGCAACTGAAAAGATGTTGAAAATCGAAGGAATGCAGATTTTTGGCAATGCTCCTCAAAAAAGCAGTGTTATCTCATTTCTTGTCAACAACATTCATCCTTTTGACATGGGAACATTGCTGGATAAGCTCGGGATAGCTGTCCGCACAGGCCATCACTGTGCAATGCCTTTGATGACCGCCCTGCAAATTGATGGGACAGCAAGAGCTTCATTTGCATTTTACAACACACACGACGAAATTGACGCGTTCATTGCTGCCATTGAACGTATTACCAAAATGTTTTAA